Proteins encoded together in one Amphritea japonica ATCC BAA-1530 window:
- a CDS encoding DUF2799 domain-containing protein yields the protein MASPFLVRLLSLGLVLSLTGCATLDREDCLTANWELIGFNDGVVGRSAERLEQHREACSEYGVVPQMEDYLQGYDRGTDRYCTAANGYKIARAGQAYTSACIADYYPGFERGFELGQEAFEQVDRVKRMTKTLQQLRKEQRADESEVSEKRDQLIADGISSDQRAGLLLDIDELQQQVARRSRQIKQQKHKVDMERRYLRQLEADLRQQL from the coding sequence ATGGCGTCACCTTTTTTAGTGCGTCTGCTTAGCTTGGGGCTAGTGCTTAGTTTAACGGGGTGTGCGACCCTTGATCGGGAAGATTGCCTGACCGCAAACTGGGAACTGATTGGATTTAATGATGGCGTAGTCGGACGCTCTGCAGAACGATTAGAGCAACACCGGGAAGCCTGTTCTGAGTATGGTGTTGTGCCGCAGATGGAGGACTACCTACAGGGTTATGACCGGGGAACTGATCGCTATTGTACGGCGGCGAATGGTTATAAAATAGCGCGTGCGGGGCAGGCTTATACATCGGCCTGTATTGCGGATTACTATCCCGGTTTTGAACGGGGTTTTGAGTTGGGTCAAGAGGCTTTCGAGCAGGTTGATCGGGTGAAACGAATGACTAAAACGCTTCAGCAACTCAGGAAAGAGCAGCGTGCTGATGAAAGTGAAGTCAGTGAAAAGCGAGACCAACTGATCGCGGATGGAATCTCATCAGATCAACGCGCTGGTCTACTTTTGGACATAGATGAACTGCAGCAACAGGTGGCTCGCCGTTCCCGTCAGATCAAGCAGCAAAAGCACAAAGTTGATATGGAGCGTCGCTATCTTCGACAGCTGGAAGCGGATCTTCGCCAACAGTTATAG
- the astD gene encoding succinylglutamate-semialdehyde dehydrogenase, whose protein sequence is MMKSTASLFINGQWVQGEGENFASLNPASEQRVWEGFCASASQIEYAVEAAQNALPRWKAMTFEQRQSYIRRFTGLITEYSELLADTIGQETGKPLWESRTEIAAMIAKAEISIRAHQERCGTQITHSPMGDQVLRHKPHGIVAIFGPYNFPLHLPNGHIIPALLAGNTVVFKPSELTPRCAELMLHLWQKAELPDGVLNLVQGNSETGKALASNPDINGLFFTGSATTGQLLHQQFGGHPEKILALEMGGNNPLLITPVENLKAALHDTLISAFISAGQRCTCARRLLVPANNWGDQFLDQFIKASSQLLIGEYNAEPQPFMGTLINKTAADAILLAQQQMTSAGGSLLLEGQICNQAGTLLSPAIVDLSAATELPDAEFFGPLLQVIRYPDFDSAIRQASNTSYGLSAGIFSDNREQYEHFHRQVSAGIINWNRPLTGASSALPFGGCGISGNHRPSAYYATDYCSYPVASIESDKLRLPETLSPGLSL, encoded by the coding sequence ATGATGAAATCAACTGCATCCCTCTTTATAAATGGTCAATGGGTTCAGGGCGAGGGGGAAAATTTCGCCTCACTGAATCCCGCCTCAGAGCAACGAGTCTGGGAGGGGTTTTGTGCGTCAGCATCCCAGATAGAATACGCCGTTGAAGCCGCTCAGAATGCGCTACCCCGCTGGAAAGCGATGACCTTCGAACAGCGTCAAAGTTACATTCGACGTTTCACCGGACTAATTACCGAATACTCAGAATTGCTGGCAGATACCATCGGCCAGGAAACCGGAAAACCCCTCTGGGAAAGCCGAACTGAGATAGCCGCGATGATCGCTAAGGCAGAAATTTCTATCCGGGCCCACCAAGAGCGCTGCGGCACTCAGATAACACATTCCCCGATGGGGGATCAGGTTTTACGCCATAAACCCCACGGGATCGTCGCTATATTCGGCCCCTATAACTTCCCCCTGCATCTCCCTAACGGACATATCATTCCAGCACTACTAGCCGGTAACACGGTAGTATTTAAACCCAGCGAATTAACCCCCCGATGTGCTGAACTCATGCTACACCTGTGGCAAAAAGCAGAACTGCCTGATGGAGTTTTGAATCTTGTACAGGGAAATAGCGAAACAGGTAAAGCCCTCGCCTCAAATCCAGACATTAACGGTCTGTTTTTTACCGGCAGTGCAACAACAGGTCAGCTACTGCACCAACAATTTGGCGGACACCCGGAAAAAATTCTGGCACTGGAAATGGGCGGTAACAACCCACTGTTGATAACCCCCGTCGAAAACCTCAAAGCAGCCCTGCACGACACGCTTATTTCTGCATTTATCAGTGCCGGGCAGCGCTGCACCTGTGCCCGCCGCTTGTTGGTTCCGGCTAACAATTGGGGCGACCAGTTTCTGGATCAGTTCATTAAAGCCAGCAGTCAGCTTTTAATCGGTGAATATAATGCCGAGCCCCAACCTTTTATGGGAACACTGATTAATAAAACCGCAGCTGATGCTATCCTCCTGGCTCAGCAGCAGATGACATCTGCAGGAGGCTCATTACTGCTCGAGGGGCAAATATGCAATCAGGCAGGAACGCTCCTATCCCCTGCCATTGTTGATTTGTCTGCGGCCACAGAACTCCCGGATGCTGAATTTTTTGGCCCTTTACTCCAAGTCATCCGTTACCCGGATTTTGATTCCGCCATACGCCAGGCCAGCAACACCTCATACGGTCTGTCAGCCGGTATTTTTAGCGATAATCGCGAACAATATGAGCATTTTCACCGCCAAGTATCGGCTGGAATCATAAACTGGAACCGGCCGTTGACCGGAGCCAGTAGCGCTCTACCTTTTGGCGGCTGTGGCATTAGCGGTAATCACCGCCCTTCTGCTTATTACGCGACGGACTACTGTAGCTATCCGGTAGCGTCCATTGAAAGCGATAAACTCAGGTTGCCTGAAACACTCAGCCCCGGCCTGTCACTCTGA
- the astB gene encoding N-succinylarginine dihydrolase yields the protein MQYQEVNFDGLIGPSHNYAGLSRGNIASDKHRGAVAFPRLAALQGLEKMWRLVQLGQPQGVLPPAPRPDITTLRNLGFSGSTKNIVTQAFSQAPHLLAACYSASTMWAANAATVTASADSSDGKIHFTPANLITTLHRSIEAAFIAPLLQRIFNDPSYFYHHSPLPGQTDFADEGAANHTRLCRNHNQPGINLFVYGRGHDSIAPLIYPARQTYAASEVIARQHMLPANNQLLAQQNPKVIDQGVFHNDVIAVGHRNFLMLHQQALVNQKEQLKALRKQWHQLNPYTSPSLIVTEFGDTQLTVSEAVSSYLFNSQLISMDDQNMRLLAPTNCLQSNRTKQAIEWLIQSDNPVTGVEYIDLTQSMNNGGGPACLRLRVPMSKAELSATHPAVFLDLNLYTRLKNWIEKHYREELRPEDLADPDLPSEIQMALEELALILELPGLYSFQV from the coding sequence ATGCAGTATCAGGAGGTTAATTTTGATGGACTAATCGGCCCCAGCCATAACTATGCCGGGCTATCTCGGGGAAATATTGCTTCAGATAAACATAGAGGAGCCGTAGCTTTTCCTCGTTTGGCCGCGTTGCAGGGGCTGGAAAAAATGTGGCGTCTGGTGCAACTAGGGCAACCGCAGGGCGTATTGCCACCCGCGCCACGACCCGATATAACAACTTTGCGCAACCTCGGGTTCTCCGGCTCTACCAAGAACATTGTCACACAAGCATTCAGCCAAGCCCCCCATCTACTCGCTGCCTGTTACTCAGCGTCTACTATGTGGGCCGCCAATGCCGCTACTGTCACCGCCAGTGCCGATAGCTCTGACGGTAAAATCCATTTCACCCCGGCAAATTTGATCACTACCTTACATCGTTCCATCGAAGCCGCCTTTATCGCCCCGTTGTTGCAGCGTATTTTTAACGATCCCAGTTATTTTTATCATCACTCACCCCTACCAGGCCAGACTGACTTTGCCGATGAAGGAGCAGCCAATCACACCCGGCTCTGCCGCAATCATAACCAGCCCGGCATCAACTTATTCGTATACGGTCGGGGCCATGACAGCATCGCACCTCTGATTTATCCTGCCCGTCAGACCTACGCTGCTTCTGAAGTCATAGCTCGCCAGCACATGCTACCTGCCAACAATCAGCTATTAGCCCAGCAAAACCCAAAAGTTATTGATCAGGGCGTATTCCATAATGACGTTATCGCCGTTGGCCACCGAAACTTTCTCATGCTGCACCAACAGGCGCTGGTTAACCAGAAAGAACAGCTGAAAGCGCTGCGCAAACAGTGGCATCAGTTAAACCCTTATACCTCTCCATCGCTGATCGTTACAGAGTTCGGCGATACCCAGCTAACCGTCAGCGAAGCGGTATCCAGCTATCTATTCAACAGTCAGCTAATCAGTATGGACGATCAAAATATGCGGTTGCTCGCCCCTACTAACTGTTTGCAATCTAATCGAACAAAGCAGGCTATAGAGTGGCTAATTCAGAGTGATAACCCTGTCACCGGGGTCGAATATATCGATCTGACCCAGAGCATGAATAATGGTGGAGGGCCGGCCTGCCTGCGCTTACGGGTACCGATGAGTAAAGCAGAGTTGAGCGCTACTCACCCTGCCGTTTTTCTCGATTTAAACTTGTATACCCGGCTAAAAAACTGGATTGAAAAACACTACCGGGAAGAACTAAGACCTGAGGACCTGGCAGATCCGGACCTGCCCAGTGAGATCCAGATGGCGCTGGAGGAGCTCGCTCTTATTCTCGAATTACCCGGTCTCTACTCATTTCAGGTATAA
- a CDS encoding response regulator transcription factor produces MNDTVKLLLVDDDKELCELMAQYLTSEGFEVNVAHSAEQALPLLEKADSYDLLIFDIMMPGLSGLELLQQVRPRITTPVIMLTGRGEDIDRIIGLEMGADDYLGKPCNPRELVARIRAVLRRSVQVPAPAAGPDHLSIHGIELNFGKRQVRIAEIELELTSAEFNVLAELMQAAGNIVSKDELTEKVLHRKLTAYDRAIDVHVSRVRQKLAVVLPDSELIKTVRGAGYMLVKA; encoded by the coding sequence ATGAATGACACCGTTAAGCTACTTCTGGTTGATGATGATAAAGAGTTGTGCGAACTGATGGCGCAGTATTTAACATCAGAAGGTTTTGAGGTGAATGTTGCCCACAGTGCTGAACAGGCTTTGCCGTTACTGGAAAAGGCGGATAGTTACGACCTGCTTATTTTTGACATTATGATGCCTGGGTTAAGCGGGCTTGAGTTGCTGCAGCAGGTGCGGCCTCGTATTACCACTCCAGTTATTATGCTCACAGGCAGGGGCGAAGATATAGATCGGATTATTGGTCTGGAGATGGGGGCTGATGATTACCTGGGAAAGCCATGTAACCCCCGGGAGTTAGTTGCCCGGATTCGTGCAGTCTTGCGTCGTAGCGTACAAGTGCCAGCGCCTGCGGCGGGACCTGATCACTTAAGCATCCATGGGATTGAGTTGAATTTTGGCAAGCGGCAGGTACGCATCGCTGAGATCGAACTGGAGCTGACCAGTGCTGAATTTAATGTTCTGGCTGAGCTGATGCAGGCGGCAGGCAACATCGTCAGTAAAGATGAGCTGACCGAAAAAGTGCTGCATCGAAAACTCACCGCTTATGATCGGGCAATCGATGTGCATGTCAGTCGTGTAAGACAGAAGCTGGCTGTAGTCTTGCCTGATAGCGAGTTGATAAAGACTGTTCGTGGGGCGGGTTATATGTTGGTAAAAGCGTGA
- a CDS encoding Spy/CpxP family protein refolding chaperone: MRKQLIIGITAAIIGAGALTAGIASAKGDWERCGGGEGRHGKYEQMEGRHDMRMSRMADELELSDEQKSQMQALMKNKRAQMKDQRGGMRGMHNAFKDLEVNAADYDQQVAALVTQAQEKTAEMIQMRAQQKKAMFEILTPEQQEKYLEMRR; the protein is encoded by the coding sequence ATGCGTAAACAACTCATTATTGGTATCACTGCAGCAATTATTGGCGCTGGCGCCCTAACCGCAGGCATCGCCTCAGCTAAAGGCGACTGGGAACGCTGCGGTGGAGGCGAAGGACGCCACGGGAAGTATGAGCAGATGGAGGGTAGACATGATATGCGAATGTCCAGAATGGCTGACGAGCTGGAACTCAGTGACGAACAAAAAAGCCAGATGCAGGCATTAATGAAAAACAAACGCGCACAGATGAAAGATCAGCGCGGCGGAATGAGAGGGATGCATAACGCGTTTAAAGATCTGGAGGTCAATGCCGCTGATTACGACCAACAAGTAGCAGCATTGGTAACCCAGGCACAAGAAAAAACCGCCGAAATGATACAGATGCGCGCTCAACAAAAGAAAGCGATGTTTGAAATTCTGACTCCTGAACAACAGGAGAAATACCTAGAGATGCGTCGTTAA
- a CDS encoding bifunctional diguanylate cyclase/phosphodiesterase, producing MSNRVYIAVLVYVIWVLVYLAWDYSREKDRIYQQIDSALVTNALAAPLLLPDNFHHQGMAPGDIKPANDLANTLQLSQYIRNTDVIYIYTLLKQGNKLYFTSSSATESELQAGEELYSYFDPYDDADPKIEKAFLDSTSLFLEIKDKWGHFRSVFIPQLSPDGTAFITAADIEIGHIESMLKQRLIQQVMFASVFLLFLLPVMFSFSAAQRRWAKELEESVSERTQQLHASEKQLSSIIEHSPVGIFHYDQNSVLTMMNQRFIEIIGSTEEVLVGFNMLENLEDTQLLNALRDSLQGKVGQFEGPYTSVTGHKSIYLIAEFVPMRDSLGNINGGVAVFNDATEQQSTTSTLRKLSMAVEQSPNVVVITDVNGQIEYVNHRFTDITGYDPEEVLGKTPRMLNSGETAKEIYTDLWETLLSGQEWRGVFHNKKKNGELYWAEEIISPITNSQGDITHFIAQQEDITEVRRISDEINFQTTHDLLTGLLNRRQFEKELELTVQHARKHHSHHALCFIDIDQFKIINDTCGHIAGDELLRQVSHLIRDKIRSRDILARPGSDEFLMLFENASLAQAERAVQSIMQHLKRFRFQWEDRSFPVEISVGLTAVDHNTETAVEAMKEVDTACYTAKDTGRNKVHIHNDNDEQQLIHKGYIQWASEIRTALDENRFRLYAQPIVPLQQDKKHGYEILIRLLSPSGNIVPPGAFLPAAERYNLAAQIDHWVIQNTLQWISINIDKLEHVDSLAINLSGQSLGDDTLLGYIIRSIEQGLVPARMIKFEITETAAIANLKDAKIFIKSLKKLGCRFALDDFGSGLSSFAYLKNLPVDLLKIDGMFVRDIITDPIDEAMVRSINEIGHIMKMETIAEFVENDLIMARLKHLGVDYAQGYAISRPEPIDSILNDSLETESASERELQ from the coding sequence ATGAGTAACCGGGTTTACATCGCTGTCCTGGTCTATGTTATCTGGGTGCTGGTTTATCTCGCCTGGGATTACTCACGCGAGAAAGACCGAATCTATCAACAGATAGATAGCGCGTTAGTCACTAACGCGCTGGCCGCCCCCCTTCTGTTACCCGATAATTTTCATCATCAGGGGATGGCGCCAGGCGATATCAAACCAGCAAACGACCTGGCCAATACACTTCAGCTCTCACAATACATTCGTAATACCGATGTTATCTATATCTATACGCTGCTTAAACAAGGCAATAAACTCTATTTTACGAGCTCGAGTGCAACTGAATCAGAGCTGCAAGCCGGGGAAGAATTGTATAGTTACTTCGACCCTTACGACGATGCTGACCCGAAAATAGAAAAAGCATTCCTCGATAGCACTTCATTATTTCTTGAAATAAAGGATAAATGGGGGCATTTCCGTAGCGTATTTATCCCACAGTTATCACCCGATGGCACAGCGTTTATTACCGCTGCAGATATTGAAATCGGTCATATCGAATCGATGTTGAAGCAGCGACTCATCCAGCAAGTCATGTTTGCGAGCGTATTCCTATTATTTCTGCTTCCCGTGATGTTTTCCTTTTCCGCCGCTCAACGGCGCTGGGCCAAAGAGCTGGAAGAAAGCGTCAGCGAACGCACTCAACAACTACACGCCAGTGAAAAACAGCTCAGCTCAATTATTGAACACTCTCCGGTGGGAATATTTCACTACGATCAGAACTCAGTCCTGACAATGATGAACCAGCGCTTTATCGAAATTATTGGCAGTACCGAAGAGGTACTTGTCGGCTTCAACATGCTAGAAAACTTAGAAGACACGCAGCTGCTCAATGCACTCCGCGACTCTTTACAGGGAAAGGTGGGGCAGTTCGAGGGGCCTTACACCTCTGTCACCGGGCACAAGAGTATCTACCTGATCGCCGAATTTGTGCCGATGCGGGATAGCCTGGGTAACATTAACGGAGGAGTTGCGGTTTTTAACGATGCGACAGAGCAACAAAGTACCACCAGCACACTGAGAAAGCTCTCTATGGCCGTTGAGCAAAGTCCTAATGTGGTTGTTATTACCGATGTTAACGGCCAGATCGAGTATGTTAACCACCGTTTCACAGATATAACCGGTTACGATCCTGAAGAGGTTCTGGGTAAAACTCCCCGCATGCTGAATTCTGGCGAAACCGCTAAAGAGATCTACACCGACTTATGGGAAACGCTACTTTCAGGGCAAGAGTGGCGTGGCGTATTTCATAACAAGAAGAAGAATGGAGAGCTCTACTGGGCTGAAGAGATCATCTCTCCTATCACCAATAGCCAGGGCGACATCACGCACTTTATTGCCCAGCAGGAGGATATCACCGAAGTCCGGCGAATTTCAGATGAAATCAACTTTCAAACCACCCATGACCTATTAACCGGACTCCTGAATCGTCGTCAGTTTGAAAAAGAATTAGAGCTGACGGTACAACACGCGCGAAAGCATCATTCTCATCATGCACTGTGTTTTATCGATATAGATCAGTTCAAGATTATCAATGACACCTGTGGCCATATCGCCGGCGATGAACTGCTTCGACAGGTCAGTCACCTGATTCGGGATAAGATTCGCAGTCGCGATATCCTTGCACGCCCCGGTAGCGATGAGTTTTTGATGTTATTTGAGAATGCCAGTCTGGCGCAGGCTGAACGGGCAGTTCAATCAATAATGCAGCACCTGAAGCGCTTCCGCTTTCAGTGGGAGGATCGAAGCTTCCCGGTAGAGATCAGTGTCGGCCTCACCGCCGTTGACCACAACACAGAAACCGCTGTTGAAGCGATGAAAGAGGTCGATACCGCCTGCTATACAGCAAAAGATACTGGCCGAAATAAAGTTCACATACATAATGATAACGATGAACAGCAACTGATTCATAAGGGCTATATTCAATGGGCCAGCGAGATACGTACGGCCCTCGATGAAAACAGGTTCCGGCTTTATGCTCAGCCGATTGTCCCTCTGCAACAGGATAAAAAACACGGTTACGAAATCCTGATCCGTTTACTCAGCCCCTCTGGCAATATAGTACCTCCCGGCGCCTTCCTTCCCGCTGCTGAGCGCTATAATCTGGCCGCTCAGATCGACCATTGGGTGATTCAGAATACCCTGCAATGGATATCTATAAATATTGATAAGCTTGAACATGTCGACAGCCTGGCAATCAACCTTTCAGGACAGTCTCTTGGAGATGACACACTGCTCGGGTATATTATCCGCAGCATTGAGCAAGGCTTAGTGCCCGCCCGAATGATTAAGTTTGAAATCACTGAAACCGCAGCGATCGCAAACCTCAAAGACGCTAAAATATTCATAAAATCTTTGAAAAAACTGGGCTGCCGCTTTGCTTTGGATGATTTTGGCAGCGGCCTGTCTTCTTTTGCCTACCTGAAAAATCTACCGGTAGACCTTCTAAAAATAGACGGTATGTTTGTCCGGGATATTATCACCGACCCCATTGATGAAGCGATGGTGCGTTCTATCAATGAGATCGGCCATATAATGAAAATGGAAACGATTGCAGAGTTCGTTGAAAATGATCTGATTATGGCTCGGCTGAAGCATCTCGGCGTTGATTACGCTCAGGGGTATGCGATCAGTCGTCCAGAGCCCATAGACAGTATTCTTAACGATTCACTCGAAACAGAATCGGCTTCAGAGCGGGAACTCCAGTAA
- the astA gene encoding arginine N-succinyltransferase, translating to MNDFNLIRPIRLSDLDRLCEIAHQSGPGFTSLPSNRALLKAKISASETAFSLTSPDPQGDSYLFALEECQSGKLIGICGIESAVGLREPFYHYRLGTVVHASRELGVHNSFQTLYLCNDFTGYAEVCTLYLDPEYRRDNNGALLSRCRFLFMAQFRERFSDKVLAEMRGVSDSRGRSPFWNGLGQHFFSMEFSEADYLTGSGNKVFIAELMPKHSIYIHLLPESAQQVIGEVHQNTLPARKLLESEGFRYEKYIDIFDGGPTLACELKDIRAIRKSYFITVHTGPSLEHSNAYLICNTQLRNFRCTVVQIAPSEGKITLPAELCHRLLVSDGDLLRVVPLKHRS from the coding sequence ATGAACGACTTTAACCTCATTCGCCCCATCAGACTGTCCGATCTGGATCGACTCTGCGAAATAGCTCACCAGAGCGGCCCCGGGTTTACTTCTCTTCCCAGCAACCGCGCACTGCTAAAAGCAAAGATATCAGCCTCAGAAACGGCGTTCAGCCTCACATCACCCGATCCTCAGGGGGACAGCTATCTGTTTGCACTGGAAGAATGCCAGAGCGGTAAGCTAATCGGCATCTGCGGTATTGAATCCGCCGTGGGCCTGCGAGAACCCTTTTATCATTACCGTTTGGGAACCGTAGTCCATGCATCCCGCGAACTGGGCGTGCACAATAGTTTCCAAACACTCTACCTCTGCAACGACTTCACCGGTTACGCGGAGGTCTGCACTCTCTATCTGGATCCAGAGTACCGGCGTGATAACAACGGAGCCCTGCTGTCCCGCTGTCGCTTCCTCTTCATGGCTCAGTTCAGGGAACGCTTCTCCGACAAAGTGCTCGCTGAGATGCGAGGCGTCAGCGATAGCCGGGGAAGGTCGCCTTTCTGGAACGGCCTTGGGCAACACTTCTTTAGCATGGAATTTTCTGAAGCAGACTATCTGACCGGCAGCGGCAATAAAGTATTCATTGCCGAGTTAATGCCCAAGCATTCAATTTATATCCACCTGTTACCCGAATCAGCTCAACAAGTGATCGGCGAAGTCCATCAAAACACGCTGCCGGCCAGAAAGTTACTGGAAAGCGAGGGTTTTCGGTATGAAAAATATATCGATATTTTTGATGGTGGTCCTACCCTCGCCTGTGAACTGAAAGATATCAGAGCGATCCGTAAAAGCTATTTTATCACCGTCCACACAGGGCCTTCACTGGAGCACAGCAATGCTTATCTGATCTGTAACACTCAGTTGAGGAACTTCCGCTGCACAGTGGTTCAGATCGCACCCTCAGAAGGTAAGATCACTCTGCCAGCTGAGCTTTGTCACCGATTGCTAGTCAGCGATGGCGACCTGCTGCGGGTTGTACCATTAAAGCACAGGAGTTGA
- a CDS encoding sensor histidine kinase encodes MKIRWYKRLFLKIFMTVWLTSFLVIALTAFVIGHLSEQERYRDVLSAKALGQAELLVDRYERTGRLPSPKPPRDRRHFHNDRDDHQERRYFPPKLQIQEKSSGQVIYGTKDEREFRNPMVLSLVSDTRQEYRVVVETDIRPTLVAKLFGFFLSVQIVLLIVVAGIAALLISLMVVRPVNRLRQYTRDLYTGDLSARTDDCLSRRGDEIGELSREFNRMAEYVEQTLQSNQHLLQDVSHELRAPLARLQMAAGLAGQHLPEEDREYIERINLECDRINRLIDEILSLSRLEQMEVSDQDFALNSVIDTLAQDYQFSAAEHPLIWTPVDYRLKGNPALLERALNNILGNAVKHTPEGTEICISAEQLDGKLSISVEDKGPGLSQEQLDKMFKPFVRFTEQQNGYGLGLSIAQRAVQLLGGSLSARSKPGAGLTLLLEFPL; translated from the coding sequence ATGAAGATTCGCTGGTATAAACGGCTGTTTCTAAAGATATTTATGACGGTCTGGCTGACAAGTTTTCTGGTAATCGCTTTGACTGCCTTTGTGATTGGTCATTTGTCAGAACAGGAGCGCTATCGCGATGTCCTCAGTGCGAAGGCACTGGGGCAGGCGGAGTTGCTGGTTGATCGCTATGAGCGAACAGGGCGGTTACCGTCGCCCAAACCGCCACGAGACAGGCGACATTTTCATAATGATCGGGATGACCATCAGGAGAGGCGATATTTTCCACCTAAACTACAGATTCAGGAAAAATCGAGTGGTCAGGTAATCTATGGAACCAAGGATGAGAGAGAGTTTCGTAATCCTATGGTTCTGAGCCTGGTGTCTGATACCCGGCAAGAGTATCGCGTGGTTGTTGAGACCGATATCCGTCCCACACTGGTGGCTAAATTATTTGGCTTTTTTCTTTCTGTACAGATCGTACTGCTGATAGTCGTGGCGGGAATCGCTGCATTATTGATCAGCTTAATGGTGGTGCGTCCCGTCAATCGCCTACGACAGTACACCCGGGACCTTTATACGGGGGATCTGAGTGCCCGAACCGATGATTGTCTGAGCCGCAGAGGAGACGAAATTGGTGAGCTGAGCCGGGAATTTAACCGGATGGCGGAATATGTAGAACAAACGTTGCAGTCAAATCAGCACCTGTTACAGGATGTTTCCCATGAGCTGCGTGCGCCTCTGGCACGTTTGCAGATGGCTGCGGGCCTGGCTGGTCAACACCTTCCTGAAGAGGATAGGGAATATATTGAACGTATAAATCTGGAGTGTGACAGGATAAATCGATTGATCGATGAGATTCTGAGTCTGTCGCGACTGGAACAGATGGAAGTATCCGATCAGGATTTCGCATTGAACTCCGTGATTGATACCCTGGCGCAGGATTACCAGTTTAGCGCTGCCGAACACCCATTGATCTGGACCCCCGTTGATTATCGCCTTAAAGGAAACCCGGCGCTGCTGGAAAGGGCGTTGAATAATATCTTAGGTAATGCGGTGAAGCATACCCCTGAGGGTACTGAGATCTGTATCAGCGCCGAGCAGCTCGACGGCAAGCTAAGTATCTCTGTAGAGGATAAGGGGCCAGGGCTGAGTCAGGAACAGCTGGATAAGATGTTTAAACCTTTTGTGCGCTTTACGGAACAACAGAACGGATATGGTCTGGGACTGAGTATTGCTCAAAGGGCGGTTCAGCTTTTGGGTGGCAGCTTATCTGCTCGTAGTAAGCCGGGAGCCGGTTTAACGTTGTTACTGGAGTTCCCGCTCTGA
- a CDS encoding 4a-hydroxytetrahydrobiopterin dehydratase encodes MTEQSLTNRSCIPCDGGMTVLNHDEVMHLLSQLDSGWQLDARSRVISKDFRFKGFYRTMAFVNALAWIANNENHHPDFEVGYNYCRVRFSTHALDGLSENDFICAAKVDALNP; translated from the coding sequence ATGACCGAACAATCGTTAACTAATCGCTCCTGTATTCCCTGCGATGGAGGTATGACGGTGCTGAACCATGATGAAGTTATGCATCTGTTATCCCAGCTGGATTCCGGTTGGCAGCTTGATGCCCGGTCCCGGGTAATTTCTAAAGATTTTCGTTTCAAAGGCTTTTATCGGACGATGGCGTTCGTGAATGCACTGGCCTGGATTGCCAATAATGAAAATCATCATCCGGATTTCGAAGTAGGTTATAACTATTGTCGGGTACGTTTTAGTACTCATGCGCTGGATGGGTTGTCTGAGAATGACTTCATCTGCGCGGCAAAAGTGGATGCATTGAACCCTTAA